Proteins from a single region of Paraburkholderia sp. PGU19:
- a CDS encoding cobyrinate a,c-diamide synthase, with translation MPACPALFISAPASGQGKTTVTAALARHHRRMGREVRVFKTGPDFLDPMILARASGAPVLSLDLWMVGERACRALLAQAAREADLILIEGVMGLFDGTPSSADLAAKFNVPVAAVISAKAMAQTFGAIAFGLARFRDDVPFHGVFANRVGSARHAQMLEEALPPDLRMLGHLSSTDAIELPDRHLGLLQAAEIDDLDARLDRAADALASTALAQLPPAVTFEDDADTAPLPRLLDGMHIAIARDAAFSFIYPANVHLLEALGARLTYFSPLADDPVPDDANALYLPGGYPELHASALAANARAAASIRAHAQAGKTIVAECGGMLYLLDSVTDTQGITTPMLGLLPGSAAMQTRFTALGMQQMDDGVHGMLTGHTFHYSRVSTPLAPVGHATRAQSDAPGEAIYRRGSIVATYMHGYWPSNPAFAAALFHGRAF, from the coding sequence ATGCCCGCGTGCCCCGCTCTCTTCATCAGCGCGCCGGCGTCGGGCCAGGGCAAGACGACGGTGACGGCTGCGCTCGCGCGGCATCATCGGCGGATGGGGCGTGAGGTGCGCGTGTTCAAGACGGGCCCGGATTTTCTGGACCCAATGATCCTCGCGCGCGCGAGCGGCGCGCCCGTTTTGTCGCTCGACCTGTGGATGGTCGGCGAACGCGCGTGCCGTGCGTTGCTCGCGCAGGCCGCGCGCGAAGCGGATCTGATTCTGATCGAAGGCGTGATGGGCCTGTTCGACGGCACGCCGAGCAGCGCCGACCTCGCCGCGAAGTTCAACGTGCCCGTTGCCGCCGTGATTTCTGCGAAGGCGATGGCGCAGACCTTCGGCGCGATCGCCTTCGGCCTCGCGCGCTTTCGCGACGACGTGCCGTTTCATGGCGTGTTCGCAAACCGCGTGGGCTCGGCGCGTCACGCGCAGATGCTCGAAGAAGCGTTGCCGCCCGATCTGCGCATGCTCGGCCATCTGTCGAGCACCGATGCAATCGAATTGCCCGATCGTCATCTCGGTCTGTTGCAAGCCGCGGAAATCGACGATCTCGATGCGCGGCTCGATCGCGCGGCGGATGCGCTTGCGTCGACTGCGCTCGCGCAGTTGCCGCCTGCCGTCACGTTCGAAGACGACGCCGACACAGCGCCCTTGCCGCGCCTGCTCGACGGCATGCACATCGCGATTGCGCGCGACGCCGCGTTCTCGTTCATCTATCCGGCGAACGTGCACCTGCTCGAAGCGCTCGGCGCGCGTCTCACGTATTTCTCGCCGCTCGCGGATGACCCCGTGCCCGACGATGCAAACGCGCTCTATCTGCCGGGCGGCTATCCCGAGCTGCACGCGAGCGCGCTTGCGGCCAATGCGCGCGCGGCGGCATCGATCCGCGCGCATGCGCAAGCGGGCAAAACCATCGTCGCGGAATGCGGCGGCATGCTTTACCTGCTCGACAGCGTCACCGACACGCAAGGCATCACTACGCCGATGCTCGGCCTGCTGCCAGGCAGCGCGGCCATGCAGACGCGCTTCACCGCGCTCGGCATGCAGCAGATGGACGACGGCGTGCACGGCATGCTGACGGGCCACACGTTCCACTATTCGCGCGTGAGCACGCCGCTCGCCCCTGTCGGTCATGCGACGCGCGCCCAGTCCGACGCACCCGGCGAAGCGATCTATCGCCGGGGTTCGATCGTCGCCACTTACATGCACGGCTACTGGCCGTCCAACCCAGCCTTCGCGGCTGCACTCTTCCATGGCCGAGCCTTTTGA
- the cobO gene encoding cob(I)yrinic acid a,c-diamide adenosyltransferase translates to MKTDPESHARMTQRRREGHEKKQAQANVEKGLLIVNTGTGKGKSTAAFGMAVRVLGHGMKLGVVQFIKGALHTSERDFLGAQANCDFVTMGDGYTWNTQDREADMATARKGWNEARRMIESGEYQMVILDELNTVLKYEYLPLEEVLEVVNARPEMLHVVITGRHAPDALIDAADLVTEMRLVKHPYREQHVKAQRGVEF, encoded by the coding sequence ATGAAGACCGATCCCGAATCGCATGCACGCATGACGCAGCGCCGCCGCGAAGGCCACGAGAAAAAGCAGGCGCAGGCCAACGTCGAGAAAGGGCTGCTGATCGTCAATACGGGCACGGGCAAGGGCAAGTCGACGGCGGCGTTCGGCATGGCCGTGCGCGTGCTCGGCCACGGCATGAAGCTCGGCGTCGTGCAGTTCATCAAGGGCGCGCTGCATACGTCCGAGCGCGATTTTCTCGGCGCGCAGGCGAATTGCGATTTCGTCACGATGGGCGACGGCTACACCTGGAACACGCAGGACCGCGAGGCCGACATGGCGACGGCGCGCAAGGGCTGGAACGAGGCACGCCGCATGATCGAAAGCGGCGAATACCAGATGGTGATTCTCGACGAGTTGAATACCGTGCTGAAGTACGAATATCTTCCGCTCGAAGAAGTGCTCGAAGTCGTGAACGCGCGGCCGGAAATGCTGCATGTGGTCATCACGGGCCGCCACGCGCCCGACGCGCTGATCGACGCCGCCGATCTCGTCACCGAGATGCGCCTCGTCAAGCATCCGTACCGCGAGCAGCATGTGAAAGCGCAGCGCGGCGTGGAGTTCTGA
- a CDS encoding cobalamin biosynthesis protein codes for MTALIAGIGCRRGVSAEQIDAAVRNALGGTLPFSALIAVASIDMKADEPGLVAFCARHALPLRTFTRAAIAALDTPVDASPHVRAHLGIDGVCEPCALLAAPGGELLVRKQARDGVTVAIACAAAHPHSTDTTRIKEHR; via the coding sequence ATGACGGCGCTGATCGCGGGCATCGGTTGCCGGCGCGGCGTATCGGCCGAACAGATCGACGCCGCCGTGCGCAACGCGCTCGGCGGCACACTGCCGTTTTCGGCACTGATCGCGGTTGCATCGATCGATATGAAAGCCGATGAGCCGGGACTCGTCGCATTCTGCGCACGGCACGCGCTGCCGCTGCGAACCTTCACGCGCGCAGCGATCGCCGCACTCGATACACCCGTCGACGCCTCGCCGCACGTGCGCGCACATCTTGGCATCGACGGCGTATGCGAACCGTGCGCACTGCTCGCCGCGCCAGGCGGCGAACTGCTCGTGCGCAAACAGGCGCGAGACGGCGTGACCGTCGCCATCGCGTGCGCTGCCGCACACCCTCATTCCACCGACACAACCAGAATCAAGGAACATCGATGA
- the cobA gene encoding uroporphyrinogen-III C-methyltransferase, whose product MSRAWLIGAGPGDVELLTLKATRTLALADVVLVDDLVNPEVLQFARDDAQIVHVGKRGGQQSTPQPEIVAMMLDHLRAGRSVARLKGGDPFVFGRGGEEQQALQAAGIHVEIISGITAGIAAPAAIGIPVTHRDHAQGVIFVTGHGAGEHEADWRALAATHMTLVIYMGMRRLSDIVDALLRADMPPDTPCAAIESATRPEQRHVRATLSEFVQRVAEEKLGSPSIVVIGGVASLAAPVDAMLGP is encoded by the coding sequence ATGAGCCGCGCCTGGCTGATCGGCGCCGGCCCCGGCGACGTCGAACTGCTGACGCTCAAAGCCACGCGCACGCTCGCGCTGGCCGACGTCGTGCTGGTCGACGATCTCGTCAATCCCGAGGTCCTGCAATTCGCCCGCGACGACGCGCAGATCGTCCACGTCGGCAAACGGGGCGGCCAGCAATCCACGCCGCAACCCGAAATCGTCGCGATGATGCTCGATCATCTGCGCGCGGGCCGCAGCGTCGCTCGGCTCAAAGGCGGCGACCCGTTCGTGTTCGGCCGCGGCGGCGAAGAGCAACAGGCGCTGCAGGCCGCGGGCATTCACGTCGAAATCATCAGCGGAATCACGGCGGGCATCGCCGCGCCCGCTGCGATCGGCATTCCCGTCACGCATCGCGATCATGCTCAGGGCGTCATCTTCGTCACCGGCCACGGCGCGGGCGAGCACGAAGCGGACTGGCGCGCGCTCGCCGCGACGCACATGACGCTCGTCATCTACATGGGCATGCGGCGGCTCAGCGACATCGTCGACGCGCTGCTGCGCGCCGACATGCCACCCGACACCCCTTGCGCCGCGATCGAATCGGCGACGCGCCCCGAGCAACGCCATGTCCGCGCGACGTTGAGCGAGTTCGTGCAGCGCGTCGCGGAAGAGAAGCTCGGTTCGCCGTCGATCGTCGTGATCGGCGGCGTCGCGTCGCTGGCAGCGCCCGTCGATGCAATGCTCGGGCCATGA
- the cobW gene encoding cobalamin biosynthesis protein CobW yields MQTQMRKIPVTIVTGFLGSGKTTLMRHILQHAGGLRIAVIVNEFGELGIDGEILKGCGIGCDENGNETEGQLYELANGCLCCTVQEEFFPVMEQLVERRAQIDHVLIETSGLALPKPLVQAFNWPSIKNSFTVDAVVTVVDGPAVASGQFAEDPVAVDQLRKADPNLDHESPLHELFEDQLSAADLVILNKTDLLDEAQQTSVEAVIREEIPPQVKMVRAHMGQLDLHALLGLESASEETIHLRHDHHGSADDPEHADHHHDEFDSVVVSARAPSREAMIAALQRVVEGHTIYRVKGFAALQGAPMRLVIQGVGRRFDSYFDRRWQAGELDASSLSRFVLIGEDLDQPVLQRALDEALSAQEQQV; encoded by the coding sequence ATGCAGACACAGATGCGCAAGATTCCGGTGACGATCGTCACGGGTTTTCTCGGCAGCGGCAAAACGACGTTGATGCGTCACATTCTTCAGCACGCGGGCGGTTTGCGCATCGCGGTGATCGTCAATGAGTTCGGCGAGCTTGGCATCGACGGCGAGATTCTCAAGGGCTGCGGCATCGGTTGCGATGAAAACGGCAACGAGACGGAAGGTCAGCTTTACGAGCTTGCCAACGGCTGTCTGTGCTGCACCGTGCAGGAAGAGTTCTTCCCCGTGATGGAGCAACTCGTGGAGCGGCGCGCGCAGATCGATCACGTACTGATCGAAACATCGGGTCTTGCGCTGCCGAAGCCGCTCGTGCAGGCGTTCAACTGGCCGTCGATCAAGAACAGCTTCACCGTCGATGCCGTCGTGACGGTGGTCGACGGCCCAGCCGTCGCGAGCGGTCAGTTCGCCGAAGACCCCGTTGCCGTCGATCAGTTGCGCAAGGCCGATCCGAATCTCGATCACGAATCGCCGCTGCATGAACTGTTCGAAGACCAGTTGTCGGCCGCCGATCTCGTGATCCTCAACAAGACCGATCTGCTCGACGAAGCGCAGCAGACGAGCGTCGAAGCCGTCATTCGCGAAGAGATTCCGCCGCAGGTCAAGATGGTGCGCGCGCACATGGGGCAGCTTGATCTGCATGCGCTGCTCGGGCTCGAATCCGCTTCGGAAGAAACGATTCATCTGCGTCACGACCATCACGGCTCGGCGGATGATCCCGAACATGCCGATCATCATCACGATGAATTCGACTCGGTCGTCGTCTCGGCGCGCGCCCCGTCGCGCGAGGCGATGATCGCGGCGTTGCAGCGGGTCGTCGAAGGCCACACCATCTACCGTGTGAAAGGCTTTGCCGCGTTGCAGGGCGCGCCGATGCGTCTGGTGATTCAAGGCGTGGGCAGGCGCTTCGACAGCTATTTCGACCGGCGCTGGCAGGCGGGCGAACTCGATGCATCGTCGCTGAGCCGCTTCGTGCTGATCGGCGAAGACCTCGATCAGCCCGTGCTGCAACGCGCGCTCGACGAAGCGCTGAGCGCTCAGGAACAACAGGTCTAA
- the cobN gene encoding cobaltochelatase subunit CobN, whose protein sequence is MHLLRTVPGGFVDDTKGVIRIDQKPADIVILSSADTTLSLLASVVPRLGDGFPSVRLANVTYLRQPASVDFYLDDVLQHARVVVVDHLGGEAYWPYGIEQVVALAQRKQQTLAMFSGDLQEDPNLLARSTADADLCHQLWRYLREGGAHNAESFMRCIAWRGFGWGKEPAPPSPLPAAALYHPARDMATIDDWQARWKPDASVVAILFYKAHLQAANTAVFDALIDALEARGMNPLPVAITSLKDAISRDVVQQLAAQHRIALVLNTTAFAASAIDDPEPLALAGDAPVMQVILSGGNREDWVNDNHGLNSRDIAMHVALPEVDGRIITRAISFKGLAYRCPHTEVDVVRYQPDQERVGFIAELSERWCRLRIKENADKKLALILANYPMSEGRIGNGVGLDTPASVVNILTMLRDEGYRIDDVPSNGDALMDALTQGVTNDPVVRDLRPALQSLALSDYMTHFARLPQSMRDALNAKWGPPEQDPTLRRGRFMIAGWRCGHAFIGIQPPRSREQNDYASYHDAELVPPHAYLAFYFWLRHQFNIDAVVHVGKHGNLEWLPGKSVALSDACWPDAILGPLPHLYPFIVNDPGEGSQAKRRAQAVIIDHLMPPLTRAENYGPLQDLERQVDEYYDALMVDPRRAKLLRRTILDTIVKHRLHEELSLEAPVDSDAEDSLLTSVDAWLCELKEAQIRDGLHTFGQSPDGIQRRDTLLALGRFPVGDGRDAKAGIIDALARDLGVDHLFDPLSADWSAEWNGPRPALLQHVSDAPWRHNGDTRERLELLAASLLDDMCGMSPGAFSTIDELPQAARVLERLRDDILPRLDACGPHELMHLKRGLEGRFVPPGPSGSPSRGRPDVLPTGRNFYSVDTRAIPTQAAWSLGLKSAQTLIERHLQEHGDYPRAIGLSVWGTATMRTGGDDIAQALALIGVRPKWAPGSHRVTDFEIMPIAAFDRPRIDVTLRVSGFFRDAFANVMHLFDAAVQAVAELDEPEDVNPIRARVLRERDAWIARGVAPEEARRRAGFRVFSARPGAYGAGLQQMIDTQQWQTDADLADAYLSWGGYAYTQKSAGEEARHAFGTRLAAMDVVLQNQDNREHDVLDSNDYYQFQGGMTAAVRHLAGSQPHVYHADHSNPDTPRIRTLHEEIARVIRSRVVNPKWLDGVKRHGYKGAAEIAATVDYLYGYDATARVVADHQYALVADAYLNDADTREFMRKHNPHALHGVCERLLEAMQRGLWQQPGEYRAQVEQHLLDSEQHIEGSRS, encoded by the coding sequence ATGCATCTGCTGCGCACCGTCCCCGGCGGCTTCGTCGACGATACGAAGGGCGTGATCCGTATCGACCAGAAGCCCGCCGATATCGTGATCCTCAGTTCCGCCGACACGACGCTGTCGCTGCTCGCGAGCGTCGTGCCGCGTCTGGGCGACGGTTTTCCGAGCGTGCGGCTCGCGAATGTCACGTATCTGCGGCAGCCGGCTTCCGTGGACTTCTATCTCGACGATGTGTTGCAGCATGCGCGCGTGGTCGTCGTCGATCATCTGGGCGGCGAGGCGTACTGGCCGTACGGGATCGAACAGGTCGTGGCGCTGGCGCAGCGCAAGCAGCAGACGCTGGCGATGTTTTCCGGCGACTTGCAGGAAGACCCGAATCTGCTCGCGCGGAGCACGGCCGACGCAGACCTGTGCCATCAGTTGTGGCGTTATCTGCGCGAGGGCGGCGCGCACAACGCCGAGTCGTTCATGCGCTGCATTGCGTGGCGCGGGTTCGGCTGGGGCAAGGAGCCGGCGCCGCCGAGCCCGCTGCCTGCCGCTGCGCTGTATCACCCCGCGCGCGACATGGCGACCATCGACGACTGGCAGGCGCGCTGGAAGCCCGATGCGTCCGTCGTCGCGATCCTGTTCTACAAGGCCCATTTGCAGGCGGCCAACACGGCCGTATTCGATGCGTTGATCGACGCGCTCGAAGCGCGCGGAATGAATCCGCTGCCCGTTGCGATCACGTCGTTGAAAGACGCGATTAGCCGCGATGTCGTGCAGCAACTCGCCGCACAGCATCGCATCGCGCTCGTGCTGAACACGACGGCATTCGCGGCTTCCGCCATCGATGATCCCGAACCGCTCGCGCTAGCGGGCGACGCGCCCGTGATGCAGGTGATCCTGAGCGGCGGCAATCGCGAAGACTGGGTGAACGACAACCACGGCCTCAATTCGCGCGACATCGCGATGCACGTCGCGCTGCCCGAAGTGGATGGCCGCATCATCACGCGCGCGATCAGTTTCAAGGGGCTTGCGTATCGCTGCCCGCATACGGAAGTGGACGTGGTCCGCTATCAGCCGGATCAGGAACGCGTTGGGTTTATCGCGGAGTTGAGCGAGCGCTGGTGCAGGTTGCGGATCAAAGAGAATGCGGACAAGAAGCTCGCGCTGATCCTCGCGAACTATCCGATGAGCGAAGGGCGCATCGGCAACGGCGTGGGACTCGATACGCCTGCGTCCGTGGTGAACATTCTGACGATGCTGCGCGACGAAGGCTATCGCATCGACGACGTGCCTTCGAACGGCGATGCGTTGATGGATGCCTTGACGCAAGGCGTGACCAACGATCCCGTCGTTCGTGATCTGCGGCCCGCTTTGCAAAGCCTTGCGTTGAGTGATTACATGACGCACTTCGCGCGTCTGCCGCAGTCGATGCGCGACGCTTTGAATGCGAAGTGGGGCCCGCCCGAGCAAGATCCTACTTTGCGGCGCGGGCGCTTCATGATCGCGGGCTGGCGATGCGGACATGCGTTCATCGGTATTCAGCCGCCGCGTTCGCGCGAACAGAACGATTATGCGAGCTATCACGATGCCGAACTCGTGCCGCCGCATGCATATCTCGCGTTCTATTTCTGGCTGCGTCATCAGTTCAATATCGATGCCGTCGTGCATGTCGGCAAGCACGGCAATCTCGAATGGCTGCCGGGCAAGAGCGTCGCGTTGAGCGATGCCTGCTGGCCCGATGCGATACTCGGGCCGCTGCCACATCTGTACCCGTTCATCGTCAACGATCCGGGCGAGGGGAGTCAGGCGAAGCGGCGCGCGCAGGCTGTGATCATCGATCATCTGATGCCACCGCTCACGCGCGCGGAAAACTACGGACCTTTGCAGGACCTCGAACGCCAGGTCGACGAATACTACGACGCGTTGATGGTCGATCCGCGCCGCGCGAAGCTGTTGCGCCGGACCATTCTCGATACGATCGTCAAGCATCGGCTGCATGAAGAGCTGAGTCTCGAAGCACCTGTTGATAGCGATGCGGAAGACTCGTTACTGACGAGCGTCGATGCATGGCTGTGCGAGCTGAAGGAAGCGCAGATTCGTGACGGCTTGCATACGTTCGGGCAATCGCCTGACGGCATACAACGGCGCGACACGTTGCTCGCGCTTGGGCGCTTTCCAGTAGGCGATGGACGGGACGCAAAGGCGGGCATTATCGATGCGCTGGCGCGCGATCTCGGTGTGGATCATCTGTTCGATCCGTTGTCGGCGGATTGGTCGGCGGAGTGGAACGGCCCGCGTCCTGCTCTGTTGCAACACGTCAGCGACGCGCCGTGGCGTCATAACGGCGATACGCGCGAAAGGCTCGAACTGCTCGCGGCGTCCTTGCTCGATGATATGTGCGGGATGTCGCCAGGCGCGTTCTCAACCATAGATGAACTGCCGCAAGCGGCGCGCGTGCTCGAACGATTGCGCGACGATATTCTGCCGCGTCTTGACGCATGCGGCCCGCACGAACTGATGCACCTGAAGCGCGGACTCGAAGGACGCTTCGTGCCGCCCGGCCCGAGCGGCTCGCCGTCGCGCGGACGTCCCGACGTGCTGCCTACGGGCCGCAACTTCTATTCCGTCGATACCCGCGCCATTCCGACGCAAGCGGCGTGGTCGCTGGGGCTCAAGTCCGCACAGACACTGATCGAGCGGCACTTGCAGGAGCACGGCGACTATCCGCGCGCGATTGGCCTCTCCGTGTGGGGCACGGCGACGATGCGCACCGGCGGCGACGATATCGCGCAGGCGCTTGCGTTGATCGGTGTACGGCCGAAGTGGGCGCCGGGCAGTCATCGCGTGACGGACTTTGAAATCATGCCGATTGCGGCGTTCGATCGACCGCGTATCGATGTCACGTTGCGCGTGTCGGGTTTCTTCCGCGATGCGTTTGCGAACGTGATGCATCTGTTCGATGCAGCCGTGCAGGCCGTTGCCGAACTCGACGAGCCCGAAGATGTGAATCCCATCCGCGCGCGCGTGCTGCGCGAGCGCGACGCGTGGATCGCGCGCGGCGTCGCGCCCGAAGAAGCGCGCAGGCGTGCGGGCTTTCGGGTGTTCAGCGCGCGTCCGGGTGCCTATGGCGCAGGTTTGCAGCAGATGATCGACACGCAGCAATGGCAAACGGATGCCGATCTCGCGGACGCGTATCTGTCGTGGGGCGGCTATGCGTACACGCAGAAAAGCGCCGGCGAAGAAGCGCGGCACGCATTCGGCACGCGGCTCGCTGCGATGGATGTGGTGTTGCAGAACCAGGACAATCGCGAGCACGACGTGCTCGATTCGAACGATTACTACCAGTTTCAAGGCGGCATGACGGCGGCCGTGCGGCATCTCGCGGGCAGTCAGCCGCATGTGTATCACGCCGATCACAGCAACCCTGACACGCCGCGCATTCGCACGCTGCACGAAGAGATCGCGCGCGTGATCCGTTCGCGCGTGGTGAATCCGAAGTGGCTGGATGGCGTGAAGCGTCACGGCTACAAAGGCGCGGCGGAAATCGCGGCGACTGTCGATTATCTGTACGGCTACGACGCGACGGCGCGCGTGGTCGCCGATCATCAATACGCGCTCGTCGCCGATGCGTATCTGAACGACGCGGATACGCGCGAGTTCATGCGCAAGCACAATCCGCATGCGCTGCATGGCGTCTGCGAGCGGCTGCTCGAAGCGATGCAGCGCGGGCTATGGCAACAACCGGGCGAGTATCGCGCGCAGGTCGAACAGCATCTGCTGGACAGCGAACAGCACATTGAAGGATCACGATCATGA
- a CDS encoding ATP-binding protein — protein sequence MSEASARRAAFPFSALIGQAPLQQALLLAAVDPGIGGVLVSGPRGTAKSTAARALAELLPEGHFVTLPLGASEDRLIGTLDIESALRDASVRFSPGLLAKAHRGVLYVDEVNLLPDGLVDALLDAAASGVNTIERDGVSHTHDASFVLIGTMNPEEGELRPQLTDRFGLMVELENCYEPQIRQAIVKARLAFDLDPVAFRVSHAADQDAYVARLRDARAALLRLSFDDEVHAHVSALCIAAGVDGLRADLVMLRAARALAALEQADAVTVAHVDSVAESVLLHRRRHDERAAQQQDGSSALSSSSAQHASTDTTSASAEADYGYLPPEPTGMTRVKGVIPLNAKKR from the coding sequence ATGAGCGAAGCCAGCGCGCGGCGCGCGGCCTTTCCGTTTTCTGCGTTGATCGGCCAGGCGCCGTTGCAACAGGCACTGTTGCTGGCCGCCGTCGATCCCGGCATCGGCGGCGTGCTGGTCAGCGGACCACGCGGGACGGCGAAATCGACGGCTGCGCGCGCGTTGGCCGAGTTGTTGCCCGAAGGCCATTTCGTGACGTTGCCGCTCGGCGCGAGCGAAGACCGGCTGATCGGCACGCTCGATATCGAATCGGCGTTGCGCGATGCGTCGGTGCGCTTTTCGCCGGGATTGTTGGCGAAGGCGCATCGCGGCGTGCTGTATGTCGATGAAGTGAACCTGTTGCCCGATGGGCTCGTCGATGCGCTGCTCGACGCGGCGGCGAGCGGCGTGAACACCATCGAGCGCGACGGCGTGTCGCACACGCACGATGCGAGTTTCGTGCTGATCGGCACGATGAACCCGGAAGAGGGCGAGTTGCGTCCGCAACTGACGGACCGGTTCGGGTTGATGGTCGAACTGGAAAACTGCTACGAGCCGCAGATACGTCAGGCAATCGTCAAGGCGCGGCTTGCGTTCGATCTCGATCCTGTTGCATTTCGTGTGTCTCATGCGGCGGACCAGGATGCGTATGTCGCGCGGCTTCGCGATGCGCGCGCAGCGTTGCTGCGTTTGTCGTTCGACGATGAAGTGCATGCGCACGTCAGTGCGTTGTGCATTGCGGCTGGCGTCGACGGATTGCGCGCCGATCTCGTGATGCTGCGCGCGGCGCGTGCGCTGGCCGCGCTCGAACAGGCCGATGCCGTGACGGTCGCGCATGTCGACAGTGTGGCTGAATCAGTGCTGCTGCATCGGCGCCGGCACGATGAGCGTGCCGCGCAGCAGCAGGACGGTTCGTCTGCACTGTCGTCTTCCTCTGCGCAGCATGCTTCAACCGATACCACGAGTGCTTCCGCAGAAGCCGACTACGGTTATCTTCCCCCAGAACCGACAGGCATGACGCGCGTGAAGGGCGTCATTCCACTCAACGCAAAAAAACGCTGA
- a CDS encoding VWA domain-containing protein: protein MRSGFRWRQGAGDATRGGSSGARRIAWPRTLAAKRNARLRSEHLRFVHEEARGGVLHCFVLDCSHSMLSGQRLALAKGLLVALFDQARATRSEVALVCFGGVGADVRFGPAVPRWWNERWLAPVGGGGGTPFVLGIETASALLERAARKHPTQQRCLWIFSDGRSSGSPMRPAAADRVQFVDFERDSGLRTGRCARLADAWGSECVRPHELLS from the coding sequence ATGCGCAGCGGTTTTCGATGGCGGCAAGGCGCGGGCGATGCAACGCGAGGCGGTTCGTCCGGCGCGAGACGCATTGCGTGGCCGCGCACGCTCGCGGCAAAGCGCAATGCGCGATTGCGCAGCGAACATCTGCGTTTCGTGCATGAAGAGGCACGCGGCGGCGTGTTGCATTGCTTCGTGCTCGATTGTTCCCATTCGATGCTATCCGGCCAACGGCTGGCGCTTGCCAAAGGGCTGCTCGTCGCGCTGTTCGATCAGGCGCGCGCGACGCGGTCGGAGGTTGCGCTGGTGTGTTTTGGCGGGGTTGGGGCGGATGTGCGTTTCGGCCCGGCTGTGCCGCGCTGGTGGAACGAGCGGTGGCTCGCGCCGGTCGGCGGCGGTGGCGGGACGCCTTTCGTGCTGGGTATCGAAACGGCGTCTGCGTTGCTCGAACGGGCGGCGCGCAAGCATCCGACACAGCAACGCTGTCTATGGATTTTCTCTGATGGCCGCAGCAGCGGCTCGCCCATGCGGCCAGCGGCGGCCGACCGTGTCCAGTTCGTCGACTTCGAGCGTGACAGCGGGCTGCGAACAGGGCGTTGCGCGCGGCTTGCCGACGCGTGGGGCAGCGAGTGCGTCAGGCCGCACGAGTTGCTCAGCTAG